The following coding sequences lie in one Syntrophales bacterium genomic window:
- a CDS encoding F0F1 ATP synthase subunit epsilon: protein MPTEMTLEIVTPEGIAFNGVVDEVTVPGTEGEFGVLKGHAPMLGSVGIGTLSILRDRKRIFYAVNTGYAKVSPSKVTLLLETAERSDLIDRERAEKALQRAEQKLGQLSRDDVEFEKAQAALRRAIVRINTSGRS from the coding sequence ATGCCAACTGAAATGACATTGGAAATTGTTACCCCAGAAGGAATTGCCTTTAACGGGGTGGTTGACGAGGTAACTGTTCCCGGCACGGAAGGCGAATTCGGAGTGCTCAAGGGACATGCCCCCATGCTTGGTTCGGTCGGCATCGGGACGCTCAGCATTCTGAGGGATCGCAAAAGGATATTTTACGCAGTCAATACCGGCTATGCCAAGGTCTCGCCCTCCAAGGTTACCTTGCTCCTCGAGACGGCGGAAAGATCCGATCTGATTGATCGGGAAAGGGCAGAAAAAGCCCTCCAGCGGGCGGAGCAGAAGCTCGGCCAGCTTTCCCGTGATGATGTTGAGTTCGAAAAGGCCCAGGCCGCACTCAGAAGGGCAATTGTGCGAATAAACACCTCCGGCAGAAGCTGA
- the greA gene encoding transcription elongation factor GreA has protein sequence MDRMPITQSGFETLKRELKNLKTVLIPQNTKDIEIARGHGDLSENADYSAAKERQSFLHGKVQELENNLAMSDVIKLKNKTYENVVFGTTVAVEDTADGKKMVCRLVGPFESDIDKNKISVTSPIGRALIGKCVGDVVTVKAPGGAREFEILDISVEE, from the coding sequence ATGGACAGGATGCCGATTACCCAAAGTGGTTTTGAAACGTTGAAAAGGGAACTGAAAAATCTGAAGACGGTTTTGATCCCCCAGAATACAAAGGATATTGAAATCGCCAGAGGCCATGGCGATCTTTCGGAAAACGCCGATTATTCAGCGGCGAAGGAGAGGCAGTCCTTTCTGCACGGCAAGGTGCAGGAACTGGAAAATAATCTCGCTATGTCCGATGTGATCAAGCTTAAAAACAAGACGTATGAGAATGTAGTTTTCGGCACCACCGTAGCCGTCGAAGATACCGCAGACGGCAAGAAAATGGTTTGTCGGCTGGTGGGGCCTTTTGAATCCGATATTGACAAGAACAAAATCTCCGTCACCTCTCCTATCGGCAGGGCGCTTATCGGGAAATGCGTTGGCGACGTGGTGACGGTAAAGGCGCCGGGCGGCGCCCGCGAATTTGAGATACTGGATATTTCTGTCGAGGAGTAG
- the moaA gene encoding GTP 3',8-cyclase MoaA: MVDKYNRNINYLRVSVTDRCNLRCIYCMPTEGISCLRHEDILTYEELHRIIRVASDVGICKVRITGGEPLVRRGIVDFVKSLGTITKLNDISMTTNGILLKEFAAELFHAGIGRINISLDSLNAEKYRKITRQGNLQTVLDGIEKARQVGFSPIKINIVAIKGFNDDEILDFARLTIDNPLQIRFIELMPLGDAGIESDGRFLSNDLIKERIATIGKLEQVKRQGDEADGPADMYRLAGSKGHIGLISAISHNFCSSCNRLRLTSDGQLRSCLLSDKETDLRGPLRSGCSDSGLKDIIEGAIAKKPDRHKIANDGNYRKKCVKEMSTIGG, encoded by the coding sequence ATGGTTGACAAATACAATCGTAATATAAACTACCTGCGCGTTTCCGTCACTGACAGGTGCAACCTCCGCTGCATTTATTGCATGCCCACCGAAGGGATTTCCTGCCTGCGTCACGAAGACATCCTTACCTACGAGGAGCTTCACCGAATCATTCGCGTTGCCTCGGATGTGGGCATCTGCAAAGTCCGGATAACAGGGGGCGAACCGCTTGTTCGCCGGGGGATAGTGGATTTTGTCAAATCCCTCGGGACAATCACCAAATTGAACGATATCAGCATGACAACAAACGGCATCCTGCTGAAAGAGTTTGCGGCTGAACTATTCCATGCGGGAATAGGCCGGATCAATATCAGTTTGGACTCCCTGAACGCGGAGAAATACCGGAAAATTACCAGGCAGGGAAACCTGCAGACCGTTCTCGACGGGATAGAAAAGGCCCGGCAGGTGGGATTTTCCCCCATTAAAATCAACATAGTAGCGATAAAGGGATTTAACGACGACGAAATACTGGACTTTGCCCGTCTCACGATTGACAATCCCTTGCAAATCCGCTTCATCGAACTGATGCCGCTCGGAGATGCAGGAATTGAAAGCGACGGACGCTTTCTGTCCAACGACCTGATCAAGGAGCGAATTGCAACCATCGGCAAGCTCGAGCAGGTAAAAAGACAGGGCGATGAAGCGGACGGGCCGGCAGATATGTATCGTCTTGCCGGAAGCAAGGGGCACATCGGTCTGATCAGCGCCATCAGTCACAATTTCTGCAGTTCCTGCAACCGGCTGAGACTGACCTCCGACGGACAGCTCAGAAGCTGCCTGCTTTCCGATAAAGAAACCGACCTGCGGGGGCCTTTAAGGTCGGGATGCTCCGATTCCGGGCTTAAAGATATAATCGAAGGGGCCATCGCCAAAAAACCTGATCGCCACAAAATTGCAAACGACGGGAACTATAGAAAAAAATGCGTGAAAGAGATGTCCACGATCGGCGGATAA
- a CDS encoding class I SAM-dependent methyltransferase translates to MRERDVHDRRITPARQYLDGRIKSLILDLSAPHAGEHLLDIGCGDGANLHLFRQKGCLATGIDSCPSHLDETRKRLENRADLYLGDPEELPFSDNEFDIVTMVTSLEYMKNPALAIAEAIRVCRGRVFIGAMNRYSLIGIQGLLSNVFSVPQEPKCRYFHIPSLSGMIRQHLPGVRIAWGSVIFLPWGFYDAAATLEEQIPVMKNPFGAFIGLCFSVTFSLITIQDVIRKPAVLAQGGEPAHGVVRQSGGKGLPTIYGNTEHGS, encoded by the coding sequence ATGCGTGAAAGAGATGTCCACGATCGGCGGATAACGCCGGCCCGTCAGTATCTGGACGGGAGGATAAAAAGCCTTATTCTGGATTTGAGCGCCCCCCATGCCGGGGAACACCTCCTCGATATCGGCTGTGGCGACGGAGCAAACCTTCACCTCTTTCGCCAGAAAGGATGCCTGGCAACCGGAATAGATTCCTGCCCGTCCCACCTCGATGAGACCAGAAAAAGGCTGGAAAACCGCGCCGATCTCTACCTTGGCGATCCGGAAGAGCTGCCTTTTTCCGACAACGAGTTCGATATTGTGACGATGGTTACATCCCTCGAATACATGAAAAATCCCGCGTTGGCTATTGCCGAGGCCATTCGCGTCTGCCGGGGACGGGTTTTTATCGGCGCCATGAACCGTTATTCGCTGATCGGCATCCAGGGGCTTTTGTCCAACGTTTTTTCTGTTCCGCAAGAGCCTAAGTGTCGCTATTTCCATATCCCTTCCCTCTCCGGGATGATCAGGCAGCACCTGCCCGGCGTGCGCATAGCGTGGGGCAGCGTCATCTTCCTTCCCTGGGGATTCTATGACGCCGCAGCAACGCTGGAAGAACAGATCCCGGTTATGAAGAACCCTTTCGGCGCCTTTATCGGCCTCTGCTTTTCCGTAACCTTTTCACTTATAACGATTCAGGACGTCATCAGAAAACCGGCCGTTCTTGCCCAGGGGGGGGAACCGGCGCACGGCGTAGTCAGACAATCCGGGGGCAAGGGCCTGCCGACGATTTACGGGAACACAGAACATGGTTCATGA